One segment of Coffea arabica cultivar ET-39 chromosome 7c, Coffea Arabica ET-39 HiFi, whole genome shotgun sequence DNA contains the following:
- the LOC140010538 gene encoding uncharacterized protein, translating to MTSKDIGWKHGKPVGGNRKIVRCNYCGKIMHGGITRLKEHVGHVIGQVKPCPRASSEVRDLMKMHLKIGKIQRATIKQKKEEILNSFQQESMHGNFNMVGDEEDEVFFEIDEESRMALEKKQMKQAIRESQYLQFLDEQRRHSVSGSRPSMFMSGNMGVGTSNPTTSENKRGLSRNFSVRQADEMTSRGIDSHMFPSKQKSLKSMFAKENIKRVSKAVSKFFHFNAIPFHAADNPYYQSMIDEIAKAGSGIKGPSAYQIGNEYLDEEFEELEKYLGDIYDKFSTFGCTLMCDGWSTRTKHPIINFMIYCDRHMIYHSSVDCTNIKKTAEYIFKLMDEVVEVVGEKNVVQVVTDSESSMKAAGQLLMKKRKNLFWSPCAAHCIDLMLEDIGKMDNVKETIAQGKKITSFIYNSDKVVNLMKTYTKKRELLRLGITRFATEFISMESLLRHCTELKRMCTSDEWAEFNNTTKRLIKIFQLYAINKSLVCIVNG from the exons ATGACGAGCAAGGATATTGGTTGGAAACATGGTAAACCCGTGGGAGGGAATAGAAAAATTGTGAGATGCAATTATTGTGGAAAAATAATGCACGGTGGCATTACAAGGTTAAAAGAACATGTCGGTCATGTCATAGGACAAGTTAAGCCTTGTCCAAGGGCCTCAAGTGAAGTTAGAGATTTAATGAAAATGCATCTAAAGATTGGTAAGATTCAAAGAGCTacaataaaacagaaaaaagaagaaatattgaATTCTTTCCAACAAGAAAGTATGCATGGTAATTTCAACATGGTTGGCGACGAGGAGGACGAAGTCTTTTTTGAAATTGATGAAGAAAGTCGgatggcgttggaaaaaaaacaaatgaagcAAGCAATTAGAGAGAGccaatacttgcaatttttagaCGAACAACGAAGGCATTCGGTATCTGGGAGTCGACCTTCTATGTTTATGTCAG GGAATATGGGTGTTGGCACTTCAAACCCAACGACTtctgaaaataaaagaggattgTCACGTAATTTCAGTGTCAGACAAGCAGATGAAATGACAAGCAGAGGAATTGACTCACATATGTTTCCTTCGAaacaaaaatcactcaaatcaATGTTTGCgaaggaaaatataaaaagagttAGTAAGGCAGTTTCAAAGTTTTTTCATTTCAATGCTATACCATTTCATGCAGCTGACAATCCTTATTATCAATCGATGATTGATGAAATTGCCAAAGCTGGTTCTGGTATTAAAGGCCCTTCAGCTTATCAAATTGGAAATGAATATTTAGATGAAGAATTTGAAGAGCTTGAGAAATATCTTGGAgatatttatgataaattttcaacttttggtTGTACACTTATGTGTGATGGGTGGAGCACTCGTACAAAACATCcaataataaattttatgataTACTGTGATAGGCACATGATATACCATAGTTCAGTTGATTGTACCAATATTAAGAAAACTGCTGAATATATTTTCAAGTTAATGGATGAGGTAGTAGAGGTTGTGGGGGAAAAAAATGTTGTGCAAGTTGTGACAGATAGTGAATCTAGTATGAAAGCAGCTGGACAATTGttgatgaaaaaaagaaaaaatcttttCTGGTCACCTTGCGCTGCGCATTGTATAGATTTGATGTTGGAGGatattggcaaaatggataatGTAAAAGAAACTATTGCTCAGGGGAAGAAGATAACAAGTTTCATATATAACAGTGACAAAGTAGTGAATCTGATGAAGACATatacaaaaaaaagggaactgCTACGTCTAGGTATCACTAGATTTGCAACTGAATTCATTTCTATGGAAAGTCTTCTTCGGCATTGTACAGAACTGAAAAGAATGTGCACCTCAGATGAATGGGCAGAGTTTAATAACACTACCAAGAGATTGATCAAAATATTCCAACTTTATGCTATAAATAAATCTTTAGTTTGTATTGTTAATGGTTGA
- the LOC113698468 gene encoding protein CELLULOSE SYNTHASE INTERACTIVE 1-like, translating into MKMGSRDRSNMEDPDGTLASVAQCIEQLRQNSSSIQEKEYSLRQLLELIDTRENAFSAVGSHSQAVPVLVSLLRSGSLGVKMQAANVLGSLCKENELRVKVLLGGCIPPLLGLLKSSSAEGQIAAAKTIHAVSQGGAKDHVGSKIFSTEGVVPVLWEQLAKGLKAGNVVDDLLTGALRNLSSSTERFWTATIEVGGVDILVKLLKTGQSSTQANVCFLLACMMMEDASICSGVLAAEATKQLLKLLGPGNDPSVRAEAAAALKSLSAQCKEARKDIANCNGIPALINATIAPSKEFMQGEFAQALQENAMCALANISGGLSYVISSLGQSLESCTSPAQVADTLGALASALMIYDSKAETARASDPLEVEQTLVKQFKPNLPFLVKERTIEALASLYGNTVLSSKLANSDAKRLLVGLITMATNEVQDELIKSLLILCKNEGSLWYALQGREGIQLLISLLGLSSEQQQECSVALLCLLSNENDESKWAITAAGGIPPLVQILETGSAKAKEDSATILGNLCNHSEDIRACVESADAVPALLWLLKNGSSHGKEIAAKTLNHLIHKSDTATISQLTALLISDLPESKVYVLDALRSLLSVAPINDMLREGSAANDAIETMIKILGSTKEETQANSASALAGIFELRKDLRESNIAIKTLLSAMKLLNEESENILVESSRCLAAVFLSIKENRDVAAVARDALPSLVVLANSSNLQVAEQAVCALANLLLDREVSEKAVPEEIILPATRILRDGRMGGKTHAAAAIARLLHSREVDSSLTDCVNRAGTLLALVSFLESADSCSPAMSEALDALACLSRSEGANGHIKPAWVVLAELPDSITPIVLCIADATPLLQDKAIEILSLLCRAQPIVLGNAVASASGCISAVAERVISTSAARVKIGGAALLVCTAKVNHQKVVEDLNASTLCTRLVQSLVGMLSSVQFCHLENQRGKGAISICRNIKEEASKGEVEKNTTAIYGVNIAIWLLSALASRDEKSKIETMEAGAVEILTEKISQSLSRYSQNDFSEDSSIWICALMLAVLFQDRDIIRSNATMKAIPVLANFLKSEEPANRYFAAQVMASLVCNGSRGTLLSVANSGAAAGLISLLGCADADIGDLLELSEEFFLVRYPDQVALERLFRVDDIRVGATSRKAIPALVDLLKPIPDRPGAPFLALGLLIQLAKDCPSNKVVMVESGALEALTKYLSLSPQDTTEEAATDLLGILFSTAEIRKHESAFAAVSQLVAVLRLGGRAARYSAAKALESLFTADHIRNAESARQAVQPLVEILNTGLEKEQHAAIAALVRLLSENPSRALAVADVEMNAVDVLCRILSSNCSMELKGDAAELCSVLFGNTRIRSTMAAARCVEPLVSLLVTEFSPAHHSVVRALDKLLDDEQLAELVAAHGAVIPLVGLLYGRNYLLHEGISRALVKLGKDRPACKMEMVKAGVIESILDILHEAPDFLCAAFAELLRILTNNSSIAKGPSAAKVVEPLFMLLTRPDFGPDGQHSTLQVLVNILEHPQCRADYNLTAHQAIEPLVPLLDSPASAVQQLAAELLSHVLLEENLQKDPVTQQVIGPLVRVLGSGIPILQQRAVKALVGVALTWPNEIAKEGGVAELSKVVLQADPLLPHALWESAASVLSSILQFSSDFYLEVPVAVLAKLLRSGSDSTVLGALNALLVLESDDSTSAQAMAESGAIEALLELLRCHQCEETAARLLEVLLNNVKIRETKATKSAILPLSQYLLDPQTQGQQARLLATLALGDLFQNEALARTADAVAACRALVNLLEDQPTEEMKVVAICALQNLVMYSRSNKRAVAEAGGVQVVLDLIGASDPDTSVQAAMFIKLLFSNNTIQEYASSETVRAITAAIEKDLWATGTVSEEYLKALNALFGNFPRLRATEPATLSIPHLVTSLKTGSEATQEAALDALFLLRQAWSACPAEVSRAQSIAAADAIPLLQYLIQSGPPRFQEKAEFLLQCLPGTLVVIIKRGNNMRQSVGNPSVYCKLTLGNTPPRQTKVVSTGPNPEWEESFAWSFESPPKGQKLHISCKNKSKMGKSSFGKVTIQIDRVVMLGAVAGEYTLLPESKSGPSRNLEIEFQWSNNNHATVLLTEQQN; encoded by the exons ATGAAGATGGGTTCAAG AGACCGTAGTAACATGGAGGATCCAGATGGTACATTAGCAAGTGTTGCTCAATGCATTGAGCAATTGCGCCAGAACTCTTCATCTATACAAGAAAAAGAGTATTCCTTGAGGCAATTGCTGGAACTTATAGATACACGTGAGAATGCTTTCAGCGCTGTTGGATCACATTCTCAGGCAGTCCCAGTGCTTGTGTCGCTTCTTCGTTCAGGATCACTTGGAGTGAAGATGCAAGCTGCTAATGTCTTAGGCTCCTTATGTAAAGAGAACGAATTACGGGTAAAAGTCTTACTTGGTGGTTGCATTCCTCCACTGCTTGGTCTTCTGAAATCAAGTTCAGCAGAAGGTCAGATTGCAGCGGCAAAGACCATACATGCTGTATCTCAAGGTGGTGCTAAGGACCATGTTGGGTCAAAAATTTTTTCCACTGAAGGGGTTGTGCCAGTGCTTTGGGAGCAATTGGCAAAGGGACTCAAGGCTGGAAATGTAGTTGATGACTTGTTAACTGGAGCTTTGCGGAACCTATCTAGCAGCACAGAGAGATTCTGGACAGCAACGATAGAAGTTGGAGGAGTAGATATACTTGTGAAGCTgctcaaaacagggcagtcAAGTACCCAAGCCAATGTTTGCTTTCTCCTGGCATGTATGATGATGGAAGATGCATCTATTTGTTCAGGGGTCTTAGCTGCTGAGGCCACAAAACAGCTCCTCAAATTACTTGGACCTGGCAATGATCCCTCTGTTAGAGCAGAAGCTGCAGCTGCTCTTAAATCTCTTTCTGCACAGTGCAAAGAGGCGAGGAAGGATATAGCAAATTGCAATGGTATACCTGCTTTAATAAATGCTACAATAGCCCCTTCAAAAGAATTCATGCAGGGTGAGTTTGCTCAAGCTTTGCAAGAGAATGCAATGTGTGCTCTGGCCAATATTTCTGGTGGCTTATCGTATGTCATTTCCAGTCTTGGTCAAAGCCTCGAATCATGCACCTCTCCTGCACAGGTGGCTGACACATTAGGGGCTTTGGCTTCAGCTCTCATGATATATGATAGTAAAGCAGAAACTGCTAGAGCATCAGATCCTCTAGAGGTGGAGCAGACACTGGTTAAGCAATTTAAACCTAACTTACCATTTCTGGTGAAGGAGCGAACAATAGAAGCCCTTGCCAGTCTGTATGGTAATACGGTACTCTCAAGTAAACTTGCAAATTCTGATGCAAAACGCCTGCTTGTTGGTTTGATTACCATGGCAACTAATGAAGTTCAAGATGAGTTGATTAAGTCCCTTCTCATTCTCTGCAAGAATGAGGGTAGTTTATGGTATGCCCTTCAGGGTCGTGAAGGGATCCAGCTATTGATATCACTTCTTGGTCTTTCATCAGAGCAGCAACAAGAGTGCTCTGTTGCATTACTTTGTCTTCTAtctaatgaaaatgatgaaagtaaATGGGCTATAACAGCCGCTGGTGGCATACCTCCACTTGTTCAAATTTTGGAGACAGGGTCTGCAAAAGCCAAGGAAGATTCTGCTACCATACTTGGAAACCTGTGTAACCATAGTGAAGATATACGAGCATGTGTTGAAAGTGCTGATGCTGTTCCAGCTTTGTTATGGCTGCTAAAAAATGGTAGCTCCCATGGAAAGGAGATTGCTGCAAAGACTTTAAATCATTTGATTCACAAATCAGATACAGCAACCATCAGCCAACTTACAGCACTGTTAATTAGTGATCTTCCTGAATCTAAGGTCTATGTCTTGGATGCATTAAGAAGTCTGCTTTCTGTGGCCCCCATCAATGACATGCTCCGTGAAGGTAGTGCTGCAAATGATGCAATTGAAACAATGATAAAAATCTTGGGCTCGACTAAGGAAGAGACTCAAGCTAACTCTGCATCAGCTCTTGCTGGTATCTTTGAACTGAGGAAGGATCTGCGAGAAAGTAACATTGCCATTAAAACTCTTTTGTCAGCAATGAAGCTGCTAAATGAAGAATCAGAGAACATCTTAGTAGAGTCTTCCAGATGCCTAGCTGCAGTATTTCTTTCAATCAAAGAGAACCGTGATGTGGCTGCTGTTGCTAGAGATGCATTACCTTCATTGGTTGTGCTTGCCAATTCTTCAAACTTGCAAGTAGCTGAGCAGGCTGTATGTGCTTTGGCAAATCTTCTTTTGGACCGTGAAGTTTCAGAGAAAGCTGTTCCTGAGGAAATCATTTTGCCTGCTACTAGAATTTTGCGTGATGGAAGAATGGGAGGAAAGACCCACGCTGCAGCAGCAATTGCCCGGCTTCTCCATTCTCGTGAAGTTGACTCTTCCTTGACTGATTGTGTAAATCGGGCTGGAACACTTCTTGCATTGGTGTCTTTCCTTGAATCTGCAGATAGCTGTTCTCCTGCTATGTCAGAGGCTTTAGATGCTTTGGCTTGTCTCTCTAGGTCAGAAGGAGCTAATGGGCACATTAAACCTGCATGGGTTGTTCTTGCTGAGTTGCCAGATAGCATAACCCCAATAGTCTTGTGCATTGCTGATGCAACACCATTGTTGCAGGACAAAGCGATAGAAATACTTTCTCTGCTTTGCCGTGCTCAGCCTATCGTTTTGGGAAATGCAGTTGCCTCCGCCTCTGGATGTATTTCTGCTGTTGCAGAAAGGGTCATAAGTACCTCAGCTGCAAGGGTCAAAATAGGAGGAGCTGCACTTCTTGTTTGCACTGCAAAAGTGAATCACCAAAAAGTGGTAGAAGATCTAAATGCATCAACTTTATGCACTCGACTGGTTCAATCTCTTGTTGGAATGCTGAGCTCTGTACAGTTTTGTCATCTTGAAAATCAGAGGGGTAAAGGAGCCATCAGCATTTGCAGGAATATCAAAGAAGAAGCAAGTAAAGGAGAAGTGGAGAAGAATACAACAGCTATTTATGGTGTCAACATAGCCATATGGCTACTTTCTGCTCTTGCTAGTCGTGATGAAAAAAGTAAAATCGAGACTATGGAGGCTGGAGCAGTTGAAATTCTTACTGAGAAAATTTCCCAATCTCTATCACGATACTCTCAG AATGATTTTAGCGAGGACAGTAGCATATGGATTTGTGCCTTAATGCTGGCAGTTTTATTTCAAGATAGAGACATCATACGATCAAATGCAACAATGAAAGCTATACCAGTGCTAGCTAATTTCTTGAAATCAGAGGAGCCAGCAAACAGATACTTTGCTGCCCAAGTTATGGCCAGCCTTGTCTGTAATGGCAGCAGGGGAACCCTTCTATCGGTTGCAAATTCAGGGGCTGCGGCAGGACTTATATCCTTGCTTGGTTGTGCTGATGCTGATATAGGAGACCTTTTAGAATTATCAGAGGAATTCTTTTTGGTGCGTTATCCAGATCAAGTTGCTCTTGAAAGATTGTTTAGAGTTGATGACATAAGGGTTGGTGCTACTTCTAGAAAAGCTATTCCAGCTCTTGTTGATTTGTTAAAACCAATTCCAGATCGTCCAGGTGCTCCTTTTCTAGCTCTTGGACTTCTGATCCAGCTTGCTAAAGACTGTCCTTCAAATAAGGTTGTAATGGTAGAGTCAGGTGCATTAGAAGCTCTGACTAAATATTTGTCACTGAGCCCACAAGATACAACTGAAGAAGCTGCTACTGATCTTCTGGGTATTCTTTTTAGCACTGCTGAAATACGGAAACATGAATCTGCATTTGCTGCTGTTAGTCAACTTGTGGCAGTGCTACGTTTAGGTGGAAGAGCTGCAAGATATAGTGCAGCCAAGGCATTAGAAAGCCTTTTCACTGCAGATCATATAAGGAATGCTGAATCAGCCAGGCAAGCTGTTCAACCTTTGGTCGAAATTCTAAATACTGGTTTGGAGAAGGAGCAACATGCTGCTATTGCTGCACTGGTTAGGCTGCTCAGTGAGAATCCATCGAGAGCCCTTGCAGTTGCAGATGTTGAGATGAATGCTGTAGACGTTCTTTGCAGGATTCTCTCATCCAATTGCTCCATGGAATTGAAAGGTGATGCCGCTGAGTTATGCTCTGTTCTTTTCGGGAATACAAGAATCAGATCCACGATGGCTGCAGCTCGCTGTGTGGAGCCTCTGGTTTCTCTCCTCGTCACTGAGTTTAGTCCTGCTCATCATTCTGTTGTTCGTGCATTGGACAAACTATTAGATGATGAACAACTTGCAGAGCTGGTTGCCGCACATGGTGCAGTTATTCCCCTTGTCGGCCTCCTTTATGGTCGAAATTATTTGCTTCATGAGGGTATCTCCAGAGCCCTTGTGAAGTTGGGTAAAGACAGGCCAGCTTGTAAGATGGAAATGGTGAAAGCTGGGGTGATTGAAAGCATACTTGATATCCTTCATGAAGCTCCTGATTTCCTGTGTGCTGCTTTTGCTGAATTACTCAGAATACTTACCAACAATTCTAGTATTGCCAAGGGTCCATCTGCAGCAAAAGTAGTTGAGCCTCTGTTCATGTTGTTGACAAGGCCTGACTTTGGACCTGATGGACAACACAGTACTTTACAGGTTCTTGTGAATATTTTGGAGCATCCACAGTGCCGTGCTGATTACAATTTAACGGCTCACCAAGCAATTGAACCACTGGTTCCTCTACTTGATTCTCCTGCCTCAGCTGTGCAACAGTTGGCAGCTGAGCTTCTTTCGCATGTGCTCCTTGAAGAGAATCTTCAAAAGGACCCAGTAACACAGCAAGTCATCGGTCCTCTTGTACGAGTTCTTGGTTCTGGTATACCCATTTTGCAGCAGAGAGCAGTGAAGGCACTTGTTGGTGTTGCACTAacttggccaaatgaaattgcAAAAGAGGGTGGTGTTGCTGAGCTGTCCAAAGTGGTATTACAAGCTGATCCTTTGCTCCCTCATGCCTTGTGGGAGTCTGCTGCTTCTGTTCTGTCTAGTATTCTACAGTTTAGTTCGGATTTTTATTTGGAAGTGCCAGTTGCAGTGTTGGCGAAGTTGCTTCGATCAGGTTCAGACAGCACAGTACTTGGTGCATTAAATGCCCTTCTGGTTTTGGAGAGTGATGACTCTACAAGCGCTCAAGCAATGGCTGAAAGTGGTGCTATAGAGGCTCTTCTGGAGCTTCTCAGATGTCATCAATGTGAAGAAACTGCTGCAAGGCTTCTTGAAGTGTTGTTGAACAATGTCAAAATCAGAGAAACAAAAGCTACCAAATCTGCAATTTTACCGCTATCACAGTATCTCTTGGATCCACAAACCCAAGGTCAACAAGCAAGATTACTGGCGACTCTTGCTCTGGGTGACCTCTTTCAGAATGAAGCTCTTGCTCGTACTGCAGATGCTGTGGCTGCCTGCCGGGCATTGGTCAATTTGCTTGAGGATCAACCAACAGAAGAAATGAAGGTTGTGGCCATCTGTGCCTTGCAGAACCTTGTTATGTATAGCCGGTCAAATAAAAGAGCAGTTGCAGAGGCTGGTGGTGTTCAGGTGGTGCTGGATCTCATTGGTGCTAGTGACCCTGATACATCAGTTCAGGCTGCAATGTTTATTAAACTTCTTTTCTCGAATAATACCATTCAAGAGTATGCTTCAAGTGAAACTGTCAGAGCTATAACTG CTGCAATTGAGAAAGATTTATGGGCAACTGGAACAGTAAGCGAAGAGTATCTGAAGGCTCTGAATGCTCTCTTTGGCAACTTCCCTCGTCTGAGGGCTACAGAACCTGCAACACTAAGTATTCCACATCTGGTTACATCACTTAAGACTGGATCCGAGGCAACTCAAGAAGCCGCATTGGATGCATTGTTTCTTCTCAGGCAAGCTTGGTCAGCATGCCCAGCTGAAGTCTCCCGAGCACAATCAATTGCTGCTGCTGATGCTATTCCCTTGTTGCAATATCTGATACAATCAGGACCACCTCGGTTTCAGGAGAAGGCAGAATTCTTGTTGCAATGCCTGCCGGGAACACTAGTGGTAATAATTAAGCGAGGCAACAATATGAGGCAGTCAGTTGGCAACCCAAGTGTTTATTGCAAGCTGACACTTGGAAACACACCACCTCGACAAACTAAG GTTGTATCAACTGGTCCTAATCCAGAGTGGGAAGAGAGCTTTGCGTGGTCCTTTGAAAGTCCTCCCAAAGGCCAGAAACTTCACATATCATGCAAGAATaagagcaaaatgggaaag AGCTCATTTGGAAAGGTAACAATCCAGATTGACCGTGTCGTGATGCTAGGTGCTGTTGCCGGGGAGTATACTCTGCTACCTGAAAGCAAAAGTGGACCttcaagaaatctggaaatagAATTCCAGTGGTCTAACAATAATCATGCTACAGTACTTTTAACTGAACAGCAAAACTAG